In Synechococcus sp. UW69, a single genomic region encodes these proteins:
- a CDS encoding dihydroneopterin aldolase, with protein sequence MDCIGVRELRLWAHVGVLEHERRDGQWFSLDFSVQLDLTAAAGADDLSRSLDYSVAIQALQALSQQVHCLTIEHFSEQVLDRLETLYGPIPVWLRLTKCAAPVPGFNGRVFVERSRHGGTSAL encoded by the coding sequence ATGGATTGCATCGGGGTGCGGGAGCTCCGCTTGTGGGCCCATGTCGGGGTGTTGGAGCACGAACGCCGGGATGGCCAGTGGTTCAGCCTTGATTTCAGTGTTCAGCTCGATCTGACTGCCGCCGCCGGAGCTGACGACCTGAGCCGGAGCCTTGACTACAGCGTGGCGATTCAGGCCCTGCAAGCTCTGTCCCAGCAGGTTCATTGCCTCACGATCGAGCACTTCAGCGAGCAGGTACTGGATCGTCTGGAAACGCTGTACGGGCCCATCCCGGTCTGGCTGCGACTGACCAAATGTGCTGCACCGGTTCCAGGGTTCAACGGTCGGGTGTTCGTGGAACGCTCGCGTCACGGGGGGACGTCGGCGCTGTGA
- a CDS encoding glutamate-5-semialdehyde dehydrogenase produces the protein MSSVPEPSAALLQRAAAVRRAAVDLGQTDDGQRALALQAMADALTERAGSILAANRQDLERSATEGLAPALMARLKLDETKLAAAIDGVRKVASLSDPLGCRQLHRELDHGLVLERVSVPLGVVGVIFEARPDAVMQIASLAIRSGNGALLKGGSEARCTNEAVMEALQAGLAASPVSADALALLTTRQESLALLRLDGLVDLIIPRGSNELVRFIQDNTRIPVLGHADGVCHLFVDAAADVDKAVRVAVDSKSQYPAACNAIETLLVHRAIAKPFLAAALPAFAAAGVQLRGDAESMALGVAEAATEEDWSTEYLDLILAVKLVDDLEAATDHIRSYGSRHTEVILTEDSKAADRFLAAVDSAGVYHNCSSRFADGFRYGFGAEVGISTQTLPPRGPVGLEGLVTYRYRLRGEGHIAADYANGSRAFTHIDRPL, from the coding sequence ATGTCCAGCGTTCCAGAGCCTTCCGCCGCGCTGTTGCAGCGTGCAGCGGCTGTCCGCCGTGCTGCTGTTGATCTGGGGCAGACCGATGACGGCCAACGGGCGCTGGCGCTCCAGGCGATGGCGGATGCCCTGACCGAGCGTGCCGGCAGCATCCTGGCTGCCAATCGTCAAGACCTTGAACGGTCTGCAACCGAGGGGCTGGCACCGGCCCTGATGGCCAGGCTGAAGCTGGATGAAACCAAGTTGGCTGCAGCGATTGATGGCGTCCGCAAGGTGGCCAGCCTGAGCGATCCACTGGGCTGTCGCCAGTTGCATAGGGAGCTGGATCACGGATTGGTCCTGGAACGGGTTTCCGTCCCGCTTGGGGTGGTGGGTGTGATCTTTGAAGCCAGGCCTGATGCGGTCATGCAGATCGCGTCCCTGGCGATCCGTTCGGGAAATGGTGCCCTGTTGAAGGGGGGCAGTGAGGCGCGCTGCACCAACGAGGCCGTGATGGAAGCCTTGCAGGCAGGTCTGGCGGCAAGTCCGGTGTCTGCCGATGCCCTCGCGCTGCTCACCACACGTCAGGAGAGCCTGGCGTTGTTGCGTCTGGATGGCCTCGTGGATCTGATCATCCCCAGGGGCAGCAACGAACTGGTTCGCTTCATCCAGGACAACACCCGCATCCCGGTGCTCGGCCATGCCGATGGGGTCTGCCATCTCTTCGTGGATGCTGCTGCCGACGTCGATAAAGCCGTTCGGGTGGCGGTGGACAGCAAGAGCCAGTACCCCGCAGCCTGCAATGCCATCGAAACGTTGCTGGTGCATCGGGCCATTGCCAAGCCTTTTCTGGCTGCAGCACTGCCGGCATTCGCGGCTGCCGGGGTTCAGCTGCGGGGCGATGCGGAGAGCATGGCCCTTGGTGTGGCTGAAGCGGCCACGGAGGAGGACTGGAGCACGGAGTATCTGGATCTGATCCTGGCAGTGAAGCTGGTGGATGATCTGGAGGCAGCTACCGACCACATCCGCTCTTACGGGTCGCGTCACACCGAAGTGATCCTCACCGAGGATTCCAAGGCTGCTGATCGCTTCCTTGCGGCGGTGGACAGCGCCGGGGTTTATCACAACTGCTCGAGCCGGTTTGCCGATGGTTTCCGCTACGGATTCGGCGCTGAGGTGGGAATTAGCACCCAGACCCTGCCGCCCCGGGGACCGGTCGGTCTGGAGGGGCTGGTGACGTACCGCTACCGGTTGCGCGGCGAGGGCCACATCGCTGCCGACTACGCCAACGGCAGCCGTGCCTTCACCCACATCGACCGGCCCCTCTGA
- a CDS encoding ROK family protein — protein MPVAQVIGVDLGGTAIKLARISSDGTVLAEAQWPTPQPAVPGAVTMALCEAIAKIDPEHQAEAVGIGLPGPMDAAARVARVCINLPGWEDVPLADWLESRLNRRVTLANDGNCAVVGEAWLGAAQGVEDVVLLTLGTGVGGGVLLQGELFTGHNGAAAEPGLIGLQPDGPACNSGNRGSLEQFASITGLRRLCDRDPRQLSAEADVGDPAALEVWNRYGECLGCGVASLVYVFTPQLVLLGGGLAGAAHHFLPSVRREVESRVQAVSREGLRIEAACLGNGAGRLGAARLALQRLNGMMAPD, from the coding sequence ATGCCTGTTGCACAGGTGATCGGTGTGGATCTTGGGGGCACGGCGATCAAGCTGGCTCGGATCTCTTCCGATGGCACGGTGCTAGCGGAGGCGCAATGGCCCACACCGCAGCCCGCCGTTCCTGGCGCCGTGACCATGGCCCTTTGTGAGGCCATCGCAAAGATCGACCCGGAGCACCAGGCCGAGGCTGTTGGAATCGGGCTTCCTGGTCCGATGGATGCGGCAGCCCGGGTGGCGCGGGTTTGCATCAACTTGCCCGGTTGGGAGGACGTGCCGCTGGCGGACTGGTTGGAGTCACGGCTCAATCGCCGGGTCACCCTCGCTAATGACGGCAACTGTGCTGTGGTGGGTGAGGCCTGGCTCGGTGCTGCCCAGGGTGTGGAGGATGTGGTGCTGCTCACTCTCGGCACCGGTGTGGGTGGGGGGGTGCTCCTGCAGGGGGAGTTGTTTACGGGCCACAACGGTGCTGCGGCGGAACCGGGGCTGATCGGGTTGCAGCCCGATGGTCCGGCCTGCAACAGCGGCAACCGTGGCTCCCTGGAGCAGTTCGCGAGCATCACGGGCCTGCGGCGGCTCTGCGATCGCGATCCCCGCCAGCTCAGTGCAGAGGCCGATGTCGGTGATCCGGCTGCGCTTGAGGTCTGGAATCGTTACGGCGAGTGTCTGGGCTGTGGCGTTGCCTCTTTGGTTTACGTTTTTACCCCTCAGTTGGTGTTGCTGGGTGGTGGGCTGGCGGGTGCAGCGCATCACTTTCTCCCGTCAGTACGACGCGAAGTGGAGTCGCGGGTTCAGGCCGTGTCGCGGGAGGGGTTGCGCATCGAAGCCGCCTGCCTTGGTAATGGCGCCGGACGCCTTGGGGCTGCGCGGCTCGCCCTGCAGCGGCTGAACGGGATGATGGCTCCAGATTGA